The Strix uralensis isolate ZFMK-TIS-50842 chromosome 13, bStrUra1, whole genome shotgun sequence genome window below encodes:
- the LOC141949229 gene encoding brain-specific homeobox/POU domain protein 3, whose translation MMSMNSKQAFSMHPILHEPKYPHLHTSSEAIRRACLPAPQIQGNIFAGFDETLLRGAEALAAVDIVSQKTHPFKPDATYHTMSSVSCTPTSSSVHLHHPSVLTTHHPHHHHHHQPSQGLDGELLDHLNSALPLGGVPGPDVGSTPSHPHSHMSAINHMAHHSQPMNMSHPHGLASHAVISGPETETDPRELESFAERFKQRRIKLGVTQADVGSALANLKIPGVGCLSQSTICRFESLTLSHNNMVALKPILEAWLEEAERAQREKMTKPEIYTGGDKKRKRTSIAAPEKRSLEAYFAVQPRPSSEKIAAIAEKLDLKKNVVRVWFCNQRQKQKRMKFSATY comes from the exons ATGATGTCCATGAACAGCAAGCAGGCGTTCAGCATGCACCCCATCCTGCACGAGCCCAAGTACCCCCACCTGCACACCAGCTCCGAAGCCATCCGCAGagcctgcctgcccgccccccAG ATCCAGGGCAACATTTTTGCGGGCTTTGACGAGACCTTGCTGCGGGGTGCTGAGGCTTTGGCCGCTGTGGATATAGTATCGCAGAAAACCCACCCCTTCAAGCCGGATGCCACCTACCACACCATGAGCAGCGTATCCTGCACTCCTACCTCGTCCTCCGTCCACCTGCATCACCCGTCTGTGCTGACCACACaccatccccaccaccaccaccaccaccagccctcCCAGGGCCTGGATGGCGAGCTCCTGGACCACCTCAACTCTGCCCTCCCGCTCGGAGGGGTGCCGGGCCCCGATGTGGGCTCCACACCTTCGCACCCTCACTCCCACATGTCGGCCATCAACCACATGGCCCACCACTCCCAGCCTATGAACATGTCCCACCCCCACGGCCTTGCTTCCCACGCTGTCATCTCTGGCCCTGAGACGGAGACGGACCCCCGGGAGCTGGAGTCCTTCGCCGAGCGGTTCAAGCAGCGGAGGATCAAGCTGGGGGTGACCCAGGCAGATGTGGGCTCCGCGTTGGCCAACCTGAAGATCCCAGGGGTGGGCTGCCTTAGCCAAAGCACAATCTGCAGGTTTGAGTCCCTCACCTTGTCCCACAACAACATGGTGGCCCTCAAGCCCATCCTAGAAGCGTGGCTGGAGGAGGCTGAGCGGGCCCAGAGGGAGAAAATGACCAAACCTGAGATCTACACGGGGGGTGACAAGAAACGCAAGCGCACCTCCATCGCTGCCCCCGAAAAGCGGTCACTAGAGGCCTATTTTGCTGTGCAGCCGCGGCCCTCCTCGGAGAAAATCGCCGCCATCGCCGAGAAGCTAGACTTGAAGAAGAACGTGGTGAGGGTCTGGTTTTGCAATCagagacagaagcagaaaaggatGAAATTTTCTGCCACCTACTGA